Genomic window (Candidatus Methylomirabilota bacterium):
CTCGCCGCGCTACACCTTCGGCTCCTTCGTCGTGGGCAACTCCAATCAGTTCGCGCAGGCCGCCTGCCAGGCGGTGGCCGAGCTGCCGTCCAAGGCCTACAACCCGCTCTTCCTCTACGGCGGCGTCGGCCTGGGCAAGACGCATCTCCTGCACGCGGTCGGCCACGAGATCGCCCGGCTCTATCCGTCCCTGCGGCTGCTGTACCTCTCGACCGAGCGCTTCACGAACGATCTCATCAATGCGATCCGCTACGATCGGACCGCCGAGTTTCGCGCCAAGTACCGCACGATCGATCTGCTCCTCATCGACGACATCCAGTTCATCTCGGGCAAGGAGCGGACCCAGGAAGAGTTCTTCCACACCTTCAACGATCTCTACGAAGCCCGAAAGCAGATCGTGGTGTCCTCCGACTCGGCGCCCAAGGAGATCCCGGAGATCGAGGAGCGGCTCCGGTCTCGATTCGAATGGGGCCTCATCGCAGACATCCAGCCTCCCGACTTCGAGACCCGCGTGGCCATTCTCAAGAAGAAGGCGGAGATCGAGCGTGTCCGCCTGCCTGACGACGTCGCCTACCTGATCGCCAGCCGGATCAAGGCCAACATCCGCGAGATCGAGGGCTCGCTGACCCGGATGATCGCCTTCTGCTCGCTGAGCGGCCGCGAGATGAGCGTCGATCTCGCCCAGGAAGTGCTGTCCGACCTCTGGGGCGAGGAAGAGAAGATCATCACGATCGAGCACATCCAGCGGAAGGTGGCCGAGTTCTTCGGGGTCAAGCTCGGCGACATGCGCGCGAAGAACCGTACGAAAGCGGTGGCCTTCCCGCGCCAGATCGCGATGTACCTGGCCCGCCAGCTGACCCACGCGTCCCTGACCGAGATCGGCCGTACCTTCGGAGGCAAGGATCACACCACCGTGCTGCACGCGGTCGAGAAGATCCAGAACATGCTGCAAGAAGATCCAAAGTTCAAGAAGACCATCGACACACTTACCCAGAGCATCTCGCTGTGATCGGCGGGCTCGGCGCCTCTGTCCACCGCGCTGTCCACCGCCGGCTCCGTCGTAACCCTTCGCCTCACGAGGCGCTTTCCCGTCCGGCTCGCTGTCCACCGCTCCGCCTCTGCCTACGACGACGAGTTCTTCTGTTTCCTTTCAATACCTGAACAACGGAGAGACTTATGGAAGTGCATGTGGATCGTGACGCGTTCATGCGGGGGCTGCAGATGGCCCACAACGTGGTCGAGCCACGGCAAACGCTGCCGGTCCTGGCCAACGTGCTGCTGGAAGCCCAGGGCGACACGCTGCGAATGACCGCGACCGACCTCGAGGTCAGCGTGCGGGTGACCGGACCGGCCAAGGTGGTGAAGCCGGGCACCATCACGATATCGGCCCGCAAGCTCATGGAGATCGTGAAGGAGCTGCCGGCGGCGCCGCTGGCGCTCAAGGTCCAGGAGAACGCCTGGGTCGCGCTGCGGTGCGCGGGAGCGTCGTATCGGCTGGTCGGGCTCACCCCGGAAGAGTTCCCGGCGGTCGGGGACGGAGCGACCACCGGCTGGCTGACCATCGACGGCAAGGTGCTGCGGGACATGCTCGGCCAGACCACGTTTGCGATCTCCCACGACGAAAGCCGCTACGCGCTCAACGGGGTGCTCCTCGCGGTGCACGACAAGGAGTTGCGGATGGTGGCGACCGACGGCCATCGGCTGGCTCTGGCCATCCGGCAACTCCCGACGGCGGGGCCGGCCATGTCGGGGATCGTTCCGCGCAAGGCGGTCCAGGAGGTCGCCCGCATCGTCGGCTCGGGGGAGGAAGTACAGATCGCGATCAGCGACAACCAGTTCATGCTCCGGATGCCGAACGTGCTGTTGATGGCTCGCCTCATCGAGGGCACGTTCCCCAACTACGAGCAGGTCGTCCCGCGCGCCCATCCGCATCGAGTGACCCTGTCGCGGGCCGCGTTGACCGCGGCGCTGCGGCGGGTGTCGGTCCTCTCCGAGGAGCGCACGAAGCCGGTCCGCTTCCTGCTCTCGCCGGGACAGCTCAAGCTCACCGCGAATAGCCCCGACTACGGGGAAGCCGAGGAGCAGATGGAGGCGGAGTTCGCGGGTGAGGAGATCGCGATCGGATTCAACTCGCGCTACGTGCTCGACGCGCTCGGTGCGCAGGGCGGCGAGCAAGTTTTGATCGAGATGAAGGACGGTTTGAGTCCCGGAGTGTTCAAAAGCTTCGAGGAGGACGGAACCCTGTGTGTTATCATGCCCATGAGGATTTAACCTCTCATGGGAGCGAAAATCGTTGGAGATTGACAGGGTAGAACTGTCCGATTTTCGCAATTATCGAAGACTGTCGCTCACGCCATCGCCGCAGCTGAACATCCTCGCGGGACTCAATGCACAGGGCAAGACCAACCTGCTCGAAGGGCTCGGCGTCCTGCTGGTCGGCCGCTCGTTTCGCGGGGCCAAAGCCGTCGAGATGCTCGCCTGGGGAGCGCCCACTGCCTACGTGACCGGTGATATCCGGCGCGGCGAGACGGTCCGGGCGATCCGTCGCAGCATCGCTCAGCGCGAAGACGGCCGCTGGGGAGTTGGTGGAGAGGGCTGCGCCTGGACGCGAGCCATCGGGTTCGGCTGGCCCGATCTGGCCATCCTCACCGAGGGGCCGCAGGCCCGGCGCAACTTCGTCGACGGCTTCGCGGGGAAGCTCTACGCGGCCCATCTCAGCGGGCTGAGTCGCTACCGGCAGATCGTCGCGCGCCGGAACCATCTGCTGCAGAGCGGCCTCTCCGAGCGTGCGCTCCGCAATGCGCTTGCCCCATGGAACGAGCAGCTGGC
Coding sequences:
- the dnaA gene encoding chromosomal replication initiator protein DnaA, with the translated sequence MLDSLWTRVLVTLEGKIPETAIESWLRPCRVTAMEGDLIRVAAPNKYSRDWLVQHYTDSIQTAARDVLGGNPVVSFEVDREPERAPAAPREAPAVPLSNGLSPRYTFGSFVVGNSNQFAQAACQAVAELPSKAYNPLFLYGGVGLGKTHLLHAVGHEIARLYPSLRLLYLSTERFTNDLINAIRYDRTAEFRAKYRTIDLLLIDDIQFISGKERTQEEFFHTFNDLYEARKQIVVSSDSAPKEIPEIEERLRSRFEWGLIADIQPPDFETRVAILKKKAEIERVRLPDDVAYLIASRIKANIREIEGSLTRMIAFCSLSGREMSVDLAQEVLSDLWGEEEKIITIEHIQRKVAEFFGVKLGDMRAKNRTKAVAFPRQIAMYLARQLTHASLTEIGRTFGGKDHTTVLHAVEKIQNMLQEDPKFKKTIDTLTQSISL
- the dnaN gene encoding DNA polymerase III subunit beta; amino-acid sequence: MEVHVDRDAFMRGLQMAHNVVEPRQTLPVLANVLLEAQGDTLRMTATDLEVSVRVTGPAKVVKPGTITISARKLMEIVKELPAAPLALKVQENAWVALRCAGASYRLVGLTPEEFPAVGDGATTGWLTIDGKVLRDMLGQTTFAISHDESRYALNGVLLAVHDKELRMVATDGHRLALAIRQLPTAGPAMSGIVPRKAVQEVARIVGSGEEVQIAISDNQFMLRMPNVLLMARLIEGTFPNYEQVVPRAHPHRVTLSRAALTAALRRVSVLSEERTKPVRFLLSPGQLKLTANSPDYGEAEEQMEAEFAGEEIAIGFNSRYVLDALGAQGGEQVLIEMKDGLSPGVFKSFEEDGTLCVIMPMRI